The nucleotide window ATAATTAGGTTCAATCTGCAGGATTGAACCACCGGTTTATTTTCCCATCTGTCTCGGTTGTTTCTTCCATGGCATCCATGTAAACACCAAAGCCACCAAAAAAGTAATGGCCAGCCAAAACAACCCGATTAAAATAAGCGCCTTCCAAGAATATCCCTCGTAAGGTTTACTTAATTCACTAACCAGATCACCCCCTAATATAATGACCAATACAATGGGGACAACCATTTTAATCAAAATATTCCACCATGGACCCAGATTGATTTTTGAAACCGCATTGATATGCTTCCGAAGGGTCTCGATCTGAAAAAGCCACCCCACCAGGAACGCTTCGAGGAGGCCCACAACCACAAGACCAAAATGGGTTATATAATGATCCACAATATCCAACCAAAACAGCCCTCCCTGAGAAGTAAAAATTAACCCTCCTAAAAAACCGACAATGCATACCGTTGTCACAACCCGTTTTCGGTTAAAGGAAAATTTATCCATAACCGCTGAGGTAAAGGCTTCAATAATAGAAATGGAGGAAGAAAGCCCAGCAACAACCAGGGATGCAAAAAAGAGAACGCCAAATACCGCACCTCCCGGTAAGAGACTAATCGCCTTAGGATAGGCAACAAAAGCCAAACCGATACTGGCCGTTACCACTTCTTCAATCGAACTTTGGGTTTGACCAGCCATATAACCCAACAAGGAAAACACAGCCAAACCGGCAAACACTGCAAATCCGCTGTCCAACAAAGCGGTGATGACAGCACTACGGGTTATATCCGCGCGACGAGGGAGGTAACTGGCATAGGTAATCATAATGCCAAAACCCAAACTGAGGCTAAAGAAAACCTGGCTAAAGGCGTCAATCCAAACTTTGGGTTCTAAAAGGGCCTTGAATTCGGGCATGAGATAGGCCCGAAGACCCGTGCCCGCCCCTTCCAACGTCAGGCTCCAGATGACCAAGACCGCAGTCAACAGAAAAAGAAGCGGCATAAAAATCTTATTGGCCAACTCAATTCCCTGACGAATACCACGGTAAATGATGGCCCAATTGAAAAACCAAACAATG belongs to Nitrospiria bacterium and includes:
- a CDS encoding sodium-dependent transporter, encoding MGEKSPVKREIWGSQAGFILAAVGSAVGLGNIWRFSYLAYDNGGGAFLVPYFLALFLAGIPLLILEFGIGHERNGSAPLAFARISRKWEWLGWWAVVFVMFGIVLYYAVIISWCLNYLVLSFSLAWGDDPNAFFFDEFLKKSEGPFQVGNIQIPILVGLAIVWFFNWAIIYRGIRQGIELANKIFMPLLFLLTAVLVIWSLTLEGAGTGLRAYLMPEFKALLEPKVWIDAFSQVFFSLSLGFGIMITYASYLPRRADITRSAVITALLDSGFAVFAGLAVFSLLGYMAGQTQSSIEEVVTASIGLAFVAYPKAISLLPGGAVFGVLFFASLVVAGLSSSISIIEAFTSAVMDKFSFNRKRVVTTVCIVGFLGGLIFTSQGGLFWLDIVDHYITHFGLVVVGLLEAFLVGWLFQIETLRKHINAVSKINLGPWWNILIKMVVPIVLVIILGGDLVSELSKPYEGYSWKALILIGLFWLAITFLVALVFTWMPWKKQPRQMGK